From a single Microbacterium murale genomic region:
- a CDS encoding PaaI family thioesterase, producing the protein MTNQNLGAPSTRSRTLHYEVPGRDKRALFARTGLEQLRAVAAGDTPPPPISSHIGLDFVTIDDGDVVMTAVPDESHYNPIGSVHGGFFATVLDSVCGCAVHTTLPAGVGYTSLEIKVSFLRPITADTGQVTAHGWVTRRGRSASFAEADIRDSEGRVLATASSTCLIIQLDAAS; encoded by the coding sequence ATGACGAATCAGAACCTGGGCGCTCCGTCGACCCGCTCGCGCACTCTCCACTACGAAGTGCCTGGGCGCGACAAACGAGCCCTGTTCGCCCGCACAGGGCTGGAGCAGTTGCGCGCAGTCGCGGCAGGTGACACCCCGCCGCCGCCGATCAGCAGCCACATCGGCCTCGACTTCGTCACGATCGATGACGGGGATGTCGTGATGACGGCGGTGCCCGACGAGTCGCACTACAACCCGATCGGCTCGGTGCACGGCGGGTTCTTCGCCACCGTGCTCGATTCGGTGTGCGGATGCGCCGTGCACACGACGCTGCCCGCCGGCGTCGGCTACACGAGCCTCGAGATCAAGGTGTCGTTCCTCCGCCCGATCACCGCCGACACCGGACAGGTGACAGCGCACGGATGGGTGACTCGCCGCGGACGCAGCGCCTCGTTCGCCGAAGCCGACATCCGTGACAGTGAAGGTCGCGTGCTTGCGACAGCATCCAGCACCTGTCTGATCATCCAGCTGGACGCTGCCTCGTAG
- a CDS encoding TetR/AcrR family transcriptional regulator: protein MQVASQQLGRRERNKQAKLDRITAAATELFAKHGVDDVTTQQIADAADIGTGTLFLYAKTKGELLLLVQNARYATALERGRSAAADAPDVLAGVLALVAPVVECNRTQVDNGRTYLREMVFGDPSEPHHAEALSIVGQTEAAIAATLIDRAGLDAPAASTIARVVSAIMFLEMAASVNAGSSNQEILASIRSQVAAILPSGRS from the coding sequence ATGCAGGTGGCGTCACAGCAGCTCGGGCGACGCGAGCGGAACAAGCAGGCCAAGCTCGACCGCATCACCGCAGCCGCGACAGAGCTCTTCGCCAAGCATGGCGTCGATGATGTCACCACTCAGCAGATAGCGGATGCTGCGGACATCGGCACCGGCACGCTGTTCCTGTATGCGAAGACCAAGGGTGAGCTGTTGCTGCTGGTGCAGAATGCCCGCTATGCCACCGCGCTGGAACGAGGCCGCTCCGCGGCGGCTGATGCACCGGATGTGCTCGCCGGAGTTCTGGCGCTGGTCGCACCGGTCGTCGAATGCAACCGCACTCAGGTCGACAACGGGCGCACGTATCTTCGTGAGATGGTCTTCGGCGACCCGAGCGAGCCGCATCACGCCGAAGCGCTGTCCATCGTGGGGCAGACCGAGGCGGCCATTGCGGCCACGCTGATCGATCGGGCGGGGCTCGACGCGCCCGCGGCGTCGACGATCGCGCGGGTGGTCTCGGCGATCATGTTCCTGGAGATGGCCGCGAGCGTGAATGCCGGCTCGAGCAACCAGGAGATCCTTGCGAGCATCCGCTCGCAGGTCGCCGCGATTCTTCCCTCAGGACGCTCATGA
- a CDS encoding NADP-dependent oxidoreductase gives MRAFVFDKYKEVVHEADVPEPVVGDRDVLVRVDAAGVNQLDEKIREGEFKAILPYKTPLVLGHDLAGTVIRTGSKVQGFTPGDRVFGRPRDGRIGTFAERIAIDETDLALAPTSISPVEAASLPLVALTAWQALVVRGKVQQGQKVLIHAGAGGVGSITIQLAKHLGAYVATTASGKNADFVRDLGADVVIDYRSQDFEKELSGYDLVLDSLGGANLEKSLRILRPGGTAIGISGPPDPAFAKKAGMNPVLRLAVTALSGKIRRQAKKLGVTYEFLFMSANGHQLRKIAALVEDGTLRPVVGKTFTFDETPDALDSLAKGGINGKTVITGA, from the coding sequence ATGCGCGCATTCGTGTTCGACAAGTACAAGGAGGTCGTCCACGAGGCGGACGTGCCGGAGCCGGTCGTGGGTGACCGCGACGTCTTGGTACGAGTGGATGCCGCCGGCGTGAACCAACTGGATGAGAAGATCCGCGAAGGGGAATTCAAGGCGATCCTGCCGTACAAGACTCCCCTGGTACTCGGACACGACCTCGCCGGAACCGTCATCCGCACCGGGTCGAAGGTGCAGGGCTTCACGCCCGGCGATCGCGTCTTCGGTCGGCCGCGCGACGGGCGGATCGGAACGTTCGCCGAGCGCATCGCCATCGACGAGACCGACCTCGCCCTGGCGCCGACCTCGATCAGCCCGGTGGAGGCCGCGTCCTTGCCGCTGGTCGCGCTGACCGCATGGCAGGCGCTCGTCGTCCGGGGCAAGGTACAACAAGGTCAGAAGGTACTCATCCACGCAGGTGCCGGCGGCGTGGGATCGATCACGATCCAGCTCGCCAAGCACCTCGGAGCGTACGTCGCCACAACCGCTTCCGGCAAGAACGCGGACTTCGTCCGCGACCTGGGCGCGGACGTGGTGATCGACTACCGCAGCCAGGACTTCGAGAAGGAGCTCTCCGGCTACGACCTGGTGCTGGACAGTCTCGGCGGTGCGAACCTCGAGAAGTCGCTGCGTATCCTGCGTCCTGGCGGCACGGCGATCGGGATCTCCGGCCCGCCCGACCCTGCATTCGCGAAGAAGGCCGGCATGAACCCGGTGCTGCGACTGGCGGTCACCGCATTGAGCGGCAAGATCCGCCGACAGGCGAAAAAGCTCGGAGTGACCTACGAGTTCCTCTTCATGAGCGCGAACGGACACCAGCTCCGCAAGATCGCGGCCCTCGTCGAGGATGGCACCCTCCGCCCGGTGGTCGGCAAGACGTTCACGTTCGACGAGACCCCGGATGCCCTCGATTCCCTGGCCAAGGGCGGCATCAACGGCAAGACCGTCATCACCGGCGCCTGA
- a CDS encoding alpha/beta fold hydrolase: protein MNATHEPVIASYAKAPAKTIAAAGIDFAYRELGPKGDIPVVFFVHLAATLDNWDPRIIDAIASTRHVITFDQRGVGGSSGTVPDTLEAAADDAYSFITALGFDKIDVFSFSMGGMIAQDLVVKHPHLVRKLVLTGTGPRGGKDMDKVVAVTYWDILRSVVARSDPKEFLFFNRDRAGKQAGKAFVERLKERTIDRDAPIGNKAFGTQLKAIQRYGRSASSDLSIITQPTLIANGDNDRMVPSILSSDLHRRIKDSELIIYPNSGHGGIFQYWEEFAPVAAKFLAP from the coding sequence ATGAACGCCACCCACGAGCCGGTCATCGCCTCATACGCGAAGGCCCCGGCCAAGACCATCGCCGCCGCCGGCATCGACTTCGCCTACCGCGAGCTCGGGCCGAAGGGCGATATCCCGGTCGTCTTCTTCGTGCACCTCGCCGCGACCCTCGACAACTGGGACCCGCGCATCATCGACGCCATCGCGAGCACACGCCACGTGATCACGTTCGATCAGCGCGGCGTCGGAGGATCCTCCGGCACCGTACCCGATACTCTGGAGGCGGCCGCAGACGACGCTTACTCCTTCATCACAGCCCTCGGCTTCGACAAGATCGACGTCTTCTCCTTCTCCATGGGAGGGATGATCGCGCAGGATCTCGTCGTCAAGCATCCGCATCTGGTCCGCAAGCTCGTGCTGACCGGCACCGGCCCGCGCGGTGGGAAAGACATGGACAAGGTCGTGGCCGTCACATACTGGGACATCCTCCGTTCTGTGGTCGCACGTTCGGATCCGAAGGAGTTCCTCTTCTTCAACCGCGACAGGGCGGGCAAGCAGGCAGGCAAGGCGTTCGTGGAACGGCTCAAGGAACGGACCATCGACCGCGATGCACCGATCGGCAACAAGGCGTTCGGCACTCAGCTGAAGGCCATCCAGCGGTACGGCCGCTCTGCGTCGTCCGACCTTTCGATCATCACCCAGCCGACGCTGATCGCCAACGGGGACAACGACCGCATGGTTCCTTCGATCCTCTCGTCCGACCTGCACCGGCGCATCAAGGACTCCGAGCTGATCATCTACCCGAACTCAGGCCACGGCGGCATCTTCCAGTACTGGGAGGAGTTCGCTCCGGTCGCCGCGAAGTTCCTCGCCCCGTGA
- a CDS encoding alpha/beta fold hydrolase, with protein MDHATSADGTLIAMHEVGAGPTVVIVNGALSTARDATEVAHAFAEAGLRTITYDRRARGDSGDSALAAPEREVEDLAAVVAASGTDAAVIGHSSGAILALYAAGEGVPMSRLFLSEPPFRFGEGDPAEDLEDRLQAFVDDGHPEEAVVLFQREAVGLPESFIEQFRASPAFAQISRLGRSTIYDTLVTRRVSTPSTEMLGVRMPVTILCGDETMPILVTAASRLAEMMPHAEFLQVSESVGHRMDPAATARIVAARIAG; from the coding sequence ATGGATCACGCCACCTCTGCAGACGGAACTCTCATCGCGATGCACGAGGTCGGTGCGGGCCCGACCGTCGTCATCGTGAACGGCGCTCTGTCGACCGCTCGTGATGCCACAGAGGTTGCGCACGCCTTCGCCGAAGCGGGACTGCGGACGATCACCTACGACCGTCGTGCCCGCGGCGACAGCGGAGACAGCGCGCTGGCCGCGCCGGAGCGTGAGGTGGAGGACCTGGCGGCGGTCGTCGCTGCATCCGGCACCGATGCCGCCGTGATCGGACATTCGTCCGGGGCGATCCTCGCGCTGTACGCGGCGGGAGAAGGTGTGCCGATGTCTCGCCTGTTCCTCTCCGAGCCGCCGTTCCGATTCGGTGAGGGCGACCCCGCGGAAGATCTCGAAGATCGCCTTCAGGCGTTCGTCGACGACGGACATCCTGAAGAGGCCGTCGTGCTGTTCCAGCGGGAGGCCGTCGGTCTGCCGGAATCGTTCATCGAGCAGTTCCGGGCCTCGCCGGCGTTCGCCCAGATCTCACGACTCGGAAGGTCGACGATCTACGACACCCTCGTGACCAGGCGCGTGTCGACGCCGTCCACCGAGATGCTCGGAGTGCGGATGCCGGTGACCATTCTGTGCGGGGACGAGACGATGCCGATTCTCGTGACCGCGGCATCGCGTCTTGCCGAGATGATGCCGCATGCCGAGTTCCTGCAGGTGTCGGAGTCGGTGGGGCACCGGATGGATCCTGCGGCGACGGCCCGGATCGTGGCGGCACGTATCGCTGGTTGA
- a CDS encoding DHCW motif cupin fold protein produces MTDEQAGPVPGQHAFSTTDWDAIAPTVHPGESGKALWRTKTIGALRLRKVEYTPRYLADHWCSRGHVLLVLNGELHTELDDGRVVTLHAGQSYEVANDQEAHRSSTTTGATLFIVD; encoded by the coding sequence ATGACTGATGAGCAGGCCGGCCCGGTGCCAGGGCAGCACGCGTTCTCCACAACCGACTGGGACGCCATCGCTCCGACCGTTCACCCAGGCGAATCAGGGAAGGCGCTCTGGCGCACCAAGACCATCGGAGCACTGCGCCTGCGCAAGGTGGAGTACACGCCCCGCTATCTGGCCGATCATTGGTGCTCGCGCGGGCACGTGCTGCTCGTATTGAACGGCGAGTTGCATACAGAGCTCGATGACGGCCGGGTCGTGACACTTCACGCCGGCCAGAGCTACGAAGTCGCGAACGACCAGGAAGCACATCGATCATCGACGACGACGGGCGCGACGCTCTTCATCGTCGATTGA
- a CDS encoding GNAT family N-acetyltransferase, translating to MTFEIRHYRGADDLGLFLSLPYVLNHEVADDLEKGRRREEWMWLATRDERLVGRLSLWSPPGGDTPTQLDIFDTDITLSEDEQRRVAAALLEAARGEVITTLNSPPEFARYLSADWREHPDSRRETEMLIEVMEASGARVVVERLRMEWRAGTPIPPPDARLSFRPFRSEDELLDLTALVLSGTLDAHSVEELAGDDARAVARSQYEGEFQKYSSPREWWRVAVNEDGDEVGFVFPARNSYHPIIAYIGVLPDHRGRGYIHGILSEGTRVLGGAGADHIRASTDVGNVPMANAFACGGYPTFERLINMSWN from the coding sequence ATGACTTTTGAAATCCGCCATTACCGCGGTGCTGACGACCTCGGGCTGTTCCTCAGCCTTCCGTATGTGCTCAATCACGAGGTCGCCGATGACCTCGAAAAGGGCCGGCGGCGCGAAGAGTGGATGTGGCTGGCGACCCGGGACGAACGCCTCGTGGGTCGCCTCTCGCTGTGGAGTCCTCCCGGTGGCGACACTCCCACCCAACTCGACATCTTCGATACCGATATCACGCTCTCTGAGGACGAGCAGCGCCGAGTCGCCGCCGCTCTGCTCGAGGCCGCTCGGGGAGAGGTCATCACAACGCTGAACAGCCCCCCGGAGTTCGCCCGTTACCTGTCGGCGGACTGGCGAGAGCATCCCGACTCCCGCCGCGAAACAGAGATGCTCATCGAAGTGATGGAGGCCTCTGGTGCCCGCGTCGTGGTGGAGAGGCTCCGTATGGAGTGGCGGGCCGGCACACCTATCCCACCGCCGGACGCACGGTTGTCGTTTCGCCCGTTCCGCTCTGAGGACGAGCTGCTCGATCTGACTGCGCTCGTCCTATCCGGGACCCTCGACGCGCACAGCGTGGAGGAGCTCGCCGGCGACGACGCGCGCGCGGTTGCGAGGTCACAGTACGAGGGCGAATTCCAGAAGTACTCGAGCCCGCGCGAGTGGTGGCGCGTGGCCGTGAATGAGGACGGAGACGAGGTCGGCTTCGTGTTCCCTGCCCGGAATTCGTACCACCCGATCATCGCCTACATCGGCGTGCTCCCCGATCATCGCGGCAGGGGCTACATCCACGGCATCCTCTCCGAGGGAACTCGGGTTCTCGGCGGGGCAGGGGCAGACCACATCCGCGCCTCTACCGATGTCGGAAACGTACCCATGGCGAACGCCTTCGCGTGCGGCGGCTATCCCACGTTCGAACGCCTCATCAACATGTCATGGAACTGA